The genomic stretch ACAATCTCCTCCTTTTCCCTAAGAAGCTCCCAAGTTTCTGAGCTAACATAGGTACCTGTCCTAGACGCTGTTTCAAATATTTTGTCATTCAACTTCAAGTCCTCCAAAACTAAGATGGGAGAAACTAACACAAAAAGAGACAGTCCACCTATCTCATGAATCATCAAAGCATGCCAACTACTCTCCCATTTAAGATGATAGCCACGGGTAATAAAGCAGCAATATTGCTTGTTTCTACagttaaagaaacaaaaattcttgaaTGCCAGTGAATCATCATCATAAGAAGGATCTTTCCTTTaatccaaagaaaaagaatcctTAGACATTCTTCTATTGATTGCCTCATCTTGATGACATCAAAGTTGTTTTACAAGTGAGATGAACATGGACGAAACTCACAAAACCATCCAGAGCACGAAACTCAACCATTCTTAAAAATTCATCAGGAGGGACATGCAGGAAGCAAATATTTGCAAgctttaaaaaaccaaaagaagctTACACTTCCAGAGCCTAGAGCTGATTACTGTCAAAAGTAGCAGCTGCCAGATTTTTCTTGGTAAGTGATGGagtaaatttattttagagAGGAAAAGCCATGGTAGACAGGATGTACACAATAACACATCCTAAAAAAGAGTTGAAACAGATGTAATGCCAATAGCATACACCCAAATCATACAAAGAAGAATAACAATTGCTAAAGCTGAGACTAAGGAAGTTGCAACCTTCAAGAATCCATAGCAAGTATCCTAGTTCTTGTCTGTCACAAGTAATTCTACGGAAACACAAGTAGGCATAGGATAATTTAAAGGAAATGGAATGAATCTATACCATCTCACTAGCCCCCAGTTTCTTATACATGTGAAGGAAAttgagcaaaaaaaaattactccaGAGACTAGATCCAACCAGAAGGAAAAGATACACTCTAATTAGCAACCAAGCTCTATCCTTTTAAAGATTCCAATACAAACTAGGAATAGGTACACTATTTGTCCAACATACCGACTTTCCAGATATGTGCCCAGCCAAGGTCCCAAATCAATGAGAGGACTTCCTTCCTAGTTCAGCAGTAGTTTTCTAGAAAATTCAGTCACTATGTTCATCCAACAATCAGACGTCCCAAACCAAGTGAGGGACCAATGTTGGACCCACTGTGATACACAAACACTCAGTACCTTGCTATCGTAGATTAAGACTATTCATTTCTAAGGAATATTTACAGCTGAAGATGTTGCCAAGAGTATACAAAAATAGAAATCTACTACTAGCTTGATCCAAATGAAGGTATTAAGCCCCTACCTAagctttaataaaaataaattgttctTAAGTTACTAGATTATTAAACCATTCTTTGATGATTGACAAACGAAAACCTTTTCCTCTGATGCTTGCAAATATGCTTGTGTCATGACTATATCTGTATAAGATGCTTGATCAACTTATGcccaaaaagaccaaaaaaaaaaaaacacagagatGCTTGATCATGAGCATTTACAAGAGAGATTAATATTTACAAATGCTTATAACTTTAACATTCTTTCAAAGTGCAGGATAAACAGACGTGTTTTACCTCGaaaacattcttcaaatggtCAAGTTCCTTGTCCAGATCATTGATAGCCTGGTTATATGCCTGCATTGGCGACGACTGGCTAGTGGTGTGTATCTATGCAAAAAGACCAAAATCATTAAGACCAGAACCTCTACGGAACATTGAAAAGGTTCATATGATACAGTCCAACTTACGAGCTAAAAGAGGGATcagtttatgaaaaaaaaaaaaaaaactatccaaCATATTAACAAGGCTAGAATTGCAAAATCAATAAATCATCCAAGTACTACTATAATTATGCTTTACTCCAATCAACACATAGACACCTCCACAAGCCCCACATTTATACAGGTAAACAATTAATGACATGGCTATACATGACCGTGTGTGCACCCACCCACCCGTGCATATGCATACATACAcataaaaacatgtaaaaacCACTAATCAAACATTTACTTCTATACATACATTTTTCCTTCTACCACTATCCAACAATCTGAAGCCAACACTTGTTCGGATTAAGACGCTCTATATTTTTTACCCTAAAAGTGCTGCAAAGGATAATATAGCTCTTATTACAAGTTCCTCACAAATTGATGTGGAAGTTCACATGGCACTTATATGGACTACCACATCcgttactaaataattaaatttagttgtcaaattttgttgcttaattttttcAGTCATGTTGGTACCACATGGCACTTTGGGTCTACCAAGTTGCTTTTTTTGTAcgtaattcaatcttattaaaagcgaAAAGGCCACAATCttagtacacaaaaagtatacaagagaaaccccCTAATAtagtaaaaaagaagaacaaaagtccaaaaaatCAAGATAAGTAGAAAATGgcagactattttttttttgataagtagaaaaTGGCAGACTATTTAATGCCGCCATCCATGTGTAAAGTGATTTGAACATAGTATTTTTCAGCTCTAACACCTAAGTATCTTGATCTTCAAAGCTCTTTACATTccgctctctccaaatacaACATTAAACACAAATGAGCcaacctccaaacttccaaaactACAACTTTCCATTTGTCCCCTCCAACTCACCAACAATTCTCTCGCGCTTTCAGGCATGACCCAAACGCCAAACAAATGGAAAAGCAAACTctatatttctctttctatctCAAAAATGGAGAAATAATATGATCAATAGATCcctcactcttcttgcacatacaacatcaaTCCACCACTATGGTGTTCCTCTTTCTCAAATTATCCAAAGTCGAGATTTTCCCTAAATGCCgctgtccacacaaagaatGTCACTTTTAAGGGACCCTCAactctccaaatactcttccaaggaaaatgaGAACTTACAAGAATGGATAACACATGATAGAATGACTTCAGTTCAAACTTTCACCTTTTGGAGGTGATCCAACAAATTCCATCCTCTCCTCCTTGCTCACTCTGTTAGAATACAACAGCTCAAAGAAAGAGTATTTGAGTTCCATATGTTATGAAAAAGTATATGTTCTAATGtacatttcttttttggaattgtATATAATCCACCACCCACGCATCCTTACAATGTGCAATACTAAACAAATCCGGATATGAAATCTTCAAGGGTTGCTCCCCACACTATAAGTCATGCCAAAACCTCACCTTGGACCCATCTTCCACCTCAAATCTAACAAATCTAGAGAAAAAAATCTCATCTCCTCCTTAtatatttccacactcccactccaAAGAGCCCCCACAACCTCCTAAGAACACCActctcccctcaaactatcatacTTAATTTCCACCACCGATTTCCAcaaagtctctctctctgtagCATTCCGACAATAAAATCTGCATATACATATTACCAAAAACTGAAGTACCCAAGCATTTTCCTACCCTAAAAACTGCACATACATATTaccaaaggaaaaaatgaaagagagagaaaattcaaATACTAACCCTAACAATAATTTTGTACTGAAGCGGGTGAGGGAGCTTGTACCCAGCGAACAAAACATTGGGGTCTCTGTGCAATTGCCTGATAATGCCCAAAACAAGCATGTAAATAGGGATTTGATTAAGCtaaactaatttttataaatagttaaataaataaaaataataataataataataataaaacgaaattacaaaatataagaaaaataattttagttaaATTGAATGTTACATGCGAAGAATGTTGCCGATGGTGTGGTCCTCTCTCTCGATGGTGAACGACGCCGCATTGATGATCTTCGTGTCCCTCTCGTATGACACCCTATaattttgagggaaaaaaaataagaaaagaaaaaggagtcAGAATCAGAGAGATAGAAAGAGttttggagagggagagaaagagagcttGTGTGAATATACTTTTTGGTGCCTTCGGGGACGACGAAACGTTCGTAACGGTCCGGAGCGTTCATAGCTTCAGCTGCTTCTTCCTTTCGCTCTCTGTGAGAAGTGGAGGTTGAATGAATGCCTCTGCTGAAAGTACTGTTTTTGTACTGAGGACTTCAATGGAACGGCGTCATTAATATGGCAAGGAGCAAGGACAACAGGTGGTAATAGATGGCTGAGATCTTTTACGGTGCTATAGCTTTTTATCTTCAATTtgtgagtaatgctataagttttcCTAAAGTCCTCCTAGAgtcattccaaatgtgatgtggcttttaaaatcatcaatagatcaaaagtcaataaatcacatttcaacggtaattttaaaagccacatcacatttgggatgactctaaaAGGattctaagaagacttatagcattactcacaATTTGTAGAGTCTTCTACAAATCAATTTATaggaaatttgtgtctctttgtggatattttatttttacttttttgctcaaaatcaaaaaacattatcaaatgACACGACACAGACACAAGTGATTCAACCACCCcaaataacttttttattttttatttttttgacatgtccgcacaagaggggaagggggattcgaactagtaacctccacttcattaagcgtggtcccaaccgattgtgctacctcttggggaccaaataattttttttaaaaccattcattttgattttttaaatataaatggaGTAAATCGTAATAAAATGGCTaacttgcaaaaaaataatttaggggtggcaaaatgggttggtgggttgacccgtttattaCCCGACACACGTTTAGGGTAAATCCATACACAACCCGTTTAGGTAAACAGGTCACCCCCAAACCCGGACACGACTCGATTATTTAACGGGTTACCCAGCACACCCGTTTGACCCGTTTAAAAATAATGGGCCAGTGCCGGGTTGACACAACCCGTTACGACCCGTTTAACCCAACACAACCCGTTTAGCTTACAAAGAAGCGTGATCTGTTTATTgtactttcaaaataaaataaattttatttaaataaaatcaagttCAAATTATTACTTAGGGCAATAACCCTACCATTAATCCTAACATTGACATCGTAATTCATAAGTTATAAAAGCAATAACGTTAATAACCATCTTCTGTATTATTTAGGATGAAAGAGAATTAATCGACTAAAGAGCAATAATCACACAATGCATTGCATGTCACATAATGGgtttacccttttttttcctaattgatcTTAATTCGGCGCTAAAAATTGAtttcttacccaaaaaaaatgaTGCATTTGTGTTCATCATATGTGCTTGTGCTGATTCATACAAAATAATCggcccaaaaacaaaatcagagcaagagagagaaagatataCCGGAGATCAGTCGGAGACGGAGACTCAGAGAGAGAGCTATGTTGTGCAGCCTGTGCTGCGCCTTGAGTCACAGAATCGTCGGAGAGTGGACTGGTGGCGGTGTGCAGGCGCTGAAGagtgaagagaagagagggagaaaagGTTGTGGCGCTCCTGAAGAGAAGACGGGGAGAAAGAAGGCTGGTTAgctggtgtgtgtgtgtgtgtgtgtgtttgaagTGAACTTAGGTTTAGGGTGGTtgttgttttttggtttttttttttttattaacggGTATGGCGGGTCACCCGCTAGTCCAGCGGGTTGACtcgtcaaaaacaaaaataaatgagtcaTAAGTAGGTTAAACCGTTTATGACTTAAACCATCAACTTTGTGCTGAGTTTACGaatcgtgtcaaaattgacaacTCTACTTGTAAGAGATTGGTCAAACCACCATTTAATTACTGCATTATTTAGCGCTAACTTAATTATCGAGGTAATTGAATTACCTCCAATATATAGTCAATTTAGGGTGGCTTAACTATTCATTCGTATCCAAAGGGTAGTTCAATTGACTGTAgaccacgcttcatgaagtagaggtcactagttcgaatctctcctctcccttcccttgtgtggacactggacatgtcaaaaaaaaaaaaactattcattCGATCATACGGGTGGTTCAATCTCAAGTGCAACTACACGTTATGCAAGTCACCCCTTCTTTTTTCCTgagaatttaataattatcttaaattaattattgataTATTGTTGCAACAATATTTATGACATAtttataaatacaataaatattgacatATGAATGTTGAGTTGAGGgaagggataaatattgatgtgactaattataataattttattgaaaaatagtAGTTATAATTTGAAACAATTACATAgcaataaaatattctaaaattttttaGAGGATCCTGATCTCAAGTATATAATTAGTAATGGgatattcaaaaaattaaaaatatcccGATCTCATAAAAACTATccatattattattagattCTTAGAAAATTGAGTTAAATGCCCAACTCTTAATATCTCATCTTTACAAGTCTTGACAACACGTCATTTCTATATATCTTTCTCAAATGAGAATTTCAATTAAGCTTTCAGTCTCAATCAAtagcaaaaatataattttaagtaGGGCCATGTTTGGATGCGAATTTTTTCGCAAACTTATATGCATACTTATGAATCGGTTatgtaaaaattttaaagttttaccttattttttcccccctttatTTTGTAATGTCCTGCCAAATATGATGCAGGACGGAAggataacaataaaaaatagataaaaaaaaaaaaaaaaacagaaaataagataaatcaCGTTGATCATAGTCTCACCAGTCAACAATTGAGTTTTGGTAGAATCTCACTaccaaaaagaagagagaaatcaTGCCTCCAATAAAACATCTTTTTTATTAATCATAATCTGATCTCCATAGAGGACATAGAGCATTTAAataaacattataaaataaactcTAACCCTAATTTGACTGACTTTGAGCTAAGCCCATTatctaattataaaaataactctAACCCTATTTTGACTGACTATCAACCAAGCTCAATACTAAATTGCAAAATacaaactcttaaaaatataaaactaatttgttattttctcatCCCGCATCAAAGGCTCTATTTTGCATTATCTCGCGACACTACTATTATTACCTTAAATCATGCAACGAAATTtgacatgtatttttttaaaaaccataaactcattttataaacaataaaaataatggtAACTCGGAAACATGTATGTTTACATATAAGCGTTACCATTTCCTTAGGCTATACAGTGTATCCCAAAAGTCTAAACATAGTTGAGACTTGAGCCTGATCGGTCCTCTATGAAAAATCTATCATGGACCTCAAAAGGTTTAACCACCGCCGAGGGCCAAATCATAGGGTAGTAGTCCAAGTAACTATAGGCTCCTTCCTCGCTCCTTGGAATTATATctataaaattaacaattttacaGGTGAAAACAATTAGTCCACGGTTCAGTAAGCAAAATAGTCAAACCTATTATAGGTGTATCATGTGAGCCCGTATTTACTTTAAACTTCACCTCTCtttgtttatcaaatttttttggttctaaACCAAGCAAAGCTTTTCTTTCATAACGGATGCAAAGTTTTAGAAAACTATTGTGACAACATGCTTTTGCAAAGTTGTTAAAATGAGATAGAGACCATTTTCTTCGATAATAAAGTCtaaaacttgaaattaatagCATTTTATTTTCCATAATCATATACACTTTTTTGCTGAATCCTTTGCTTACAGGCTGAATCCCAACTTCTTACTATcataatacaacaaaaaaaaacaatacttcTTCACTTCCCAAAACCACTACTACAgtcaaaatttcaattattttcagATATACTTAAACCCTAACTCTAACACCTTTATCATTCCATAAAAACTCCTAAAGACTCTTAGGCCTCGTTTGATTCGCGAAATGTTtagtccattggaaaatgaATAGGTACTACTAGAAAAAGAAGAGTGTAGAATAGAAGGGtcattcatattccttagtttggtaacaatacacatgcaaaaattgaaaatgaatcaaaattacgaaaaaccctatatatatatatatatttttttttttcaaactcatattAAACACCCCAAAATGCGACGGAGGGGGCTTGGGGGTGGTCCCCCAAGGCAACTAggggtggtgcaaccaccccCAACCTCTTTTGTGGGTGACCGACCACCACAATGTGTAGTTAAGCCActcactttatttttcatttttttcatttttttattttgttttaagtttttttttttaaaaaaataaaataaaattatatgggtatttttgaaaaatgtatttattcCTTAAGGATTAGTtaagctactcattttttagtgaCTAATCTAATCCTATGTATgtgagattagtagtcccatgtaAATAAACTATTTACAGGAATAatgtgttaccaaacaaatgaataactATACCTAGGATTAGCTAATCCATTCTAatggtctattccgcaaaccaaacggggccttatTCCATTACCATTTTCCTCTCATGATTCTCACAACACCAATCTAAATCAACTTAAATTATCAAtacataaattgaaaatgtaTGGATTTAACTATTTAAGCTTTTCACGAATCCAATTGTTCACATAGTTTGCCGGCCACTTATTCGGATCACACTGGAAAATCACACCAAACTCAtcaaggaattcatgaaaaatactcgtttatttctttttattttttatttttatttttatttttttgtttacagTTGTTCATCCTCCTCTCATTTACAAATTTTTCCTACTTATACCTCTCTTTCTTGAGATTCGTGCTAGGATAGCACCGGAGCACGACACGTGTCGCCTGTGGATCGAAGGCAAGGCAAGCAGGTAAGATCCGCCTGACTCCCGTACAGTCACGATGATCCTTTTGAGTACGGCGGGGCTTTGATGGGACATGGGCGTGACATAATTCACCTTATGTGATAGCTCATTTATTCCGATTAGACGTTTACTTTCTCTTTTATCGAGGCCGATCGAATCTTGCTTGACGACCTCATCCCACGGTGATGGTGGACTTGGGTAGTGGCGAGCATGATATGCAAACCTGAACCTCGGCGTGGGCCCCGAACATCGATATTCCACTATTCAAGGCGAGCATGAACGTGTGTTGCAATGGGCCGTCTGACCTCGTGTATTTGGACTGCTGGGCTGGTCTACACTGTAGACAAGACTTTTCAGGCCACGGGTGTCTTGGGCCTTGCGAATGGTTTGGGCTTTTCATGGTCTCAGCTATTTCAGGTTCAACGACTCTTCCGATTGGCCGGATCTTGATCTAACACCAATCATCTTCATCTCcccttttttctctctattctcTACCATTCTCACTTGGATTCTCCCTCATTtgaaggagaaaataaaataaataagccTTCCTTCCCCTTTGTTTTTCATGTTTAAATAGGCTCAAGAAGGTCGTTGGGGTTGAGCTCAATCGATTGAGTCTTACTTTCAATCTACCGAGCGTGCATTAAATGTATAGTCACTTCCCGCACCCCACACATGTGAGTTGATCCCAACCATTGATTTCATTTGGCGTGTGTAGACGTAGACGCATTGAGATGCTCTCTTCAGTCAATCAATCTCTCATCTCGATCGATCGAGATCACCGAAATTCAATCTCGGTACAATCTCACTTTATATTCTCTCTTGCTTTTGCAATCGGCGACCACCATTGCCTTTGCCTAGCAATAGCGGTCAACCTCACAACACCGCCGCTATCAACTATCGATGTCTATCACCAGAGCATTTTCAGCTTCTAACGAAacacttgaaaatgtttttcaggTTGTTTTCGGATTTGCCACCAAAAAGGGTAAATTATCTAGTTTTCATTGAACATTTTCggataaaaaacattttatattgaaacaaataaaacctaAGACATAAAACATGTTATGTCCAACATTTTTCTCTTCAAGTTCCTCTTAGCGAACATCCACACAACGACACACTTAGATACTGTCCCTTCTTTCGCACCAACCCCATTagcaaacaaaatatttttcagtacAAGCCCAacaaggaattttttttttttttttttaaaaaaaaacattttgtgaAGAACCAAAACATGCAAATTGACTAAATCTGAATCAACTAACAAACACAGAAGTGCAAACTTTTGCACTCACCATGTAGCTTACTGGGCCGCGAGCTAGAGCTCACCCTGTAAGGGTGTCAACCTGGTCCGGTTTCCCGATTTTTTGCCAAAACCGAGGTACTGGGTTTTTGGATTTGAgcaaccgggaccccggttattGGCCGATTCCAGTTTTTACTTGGTCCGGTAAccagtttttatatatattaattcaatTACCTAAAGTgtacatatataaaattttatattaattcaatatatataaaaatatataaaaatatttttatatatatgcactcgATTCCGATAATCCgataaaaaccgggtaccagaactggggtacccggtttttggtttttccaaaccggaaccggaaccaggTCCTCGGTTTTCAATTTTCCAGTTTCCCAGTTTTGGTTCCGGTTCcccagtaatttttgacactcCTATCACTCTGGCTGTATTCCCACCTacttttctctcctctcttctgtCTCCATTTGTAGTGGCAACGATCCACCTCCTCCCTAGTGTTTTGGTTCTCATGTTCctgttttttgctttgttttgttcaaaagtgttattgaaaaaaaaaaaaaNNNNNNNNNNNNNNNNNNNNNNNNNNNNNNNNNNNNNNNNNNNNNNNNNNNNNNNNNNNNNNNNNNNNNNNNNNNNNNNNNNNNNNNNNNNNNNNNNNNNCCACTTATTCGGATCGCACTAGAAAATCACACCAAACTCAtcaaggaattcatgaaaaatacttgtttatttcttcttctttctttttttttgttttttttttgtttttgttttgtttacagTTGTTCATCCTCCTCTCATTTACAAATTTTTCCTACTTATACATCTTTCTCGAGATTCGTGCTAGGATAGCACCTGAGCACGACATGTGTCGCCTGTGGATCGAAGGCAAGGCGAGCAGGTGAGGTCCGCTTGACTCTTGTATGGTCACGATGACCCTTTTGAGTATGGCGGGGCTTCGACAGGACATGGGCGTGACATAATTCACCTTATGTGATAGATCATTTATTCAGATTAGACGTTTACTTTCTCTTTTATCAAGGCCGATCGTACCTCGCTTGACAACCTCATCCCACGATGATGGTGTTGGACTTGGGTAGCAACGAGCATGATATGCAAACCCGAACCTCGATATGGGCCCCGAACATCGATATTCCATTATTCAAGGCGGGCATGAGCATGTGTTGCAATGGGCCGTTTGACCTCGCGTATTTGGACTGCTGGGCTGGTCTACACT from Corylus avellana chromosome ca1, CavTom2PMs-1.0 encodes the following:
- the LOC132167142 gene encoding DNA-directed RNA polymerases II, IV and V subunit 11-like, which produces MNAPDRYERFVVPEGTKKVSYERDTKIINAASFTIEREDHTIGNILRMQLHRDPNVLFAGYKLPHPLQYKIIVRIHTTSQSSPMQAYNQAINDLDKELDHLKNVFEAEVRKQSREY